In Methylophaga thalassica, one genomic interval encodes:
- a CDS encoding acyltransferase family protein, which yields MSLQYRPDIDGLRFVAVMPVVLYHAGLSFPGGFIGVDIFFVISGYLLSRIVMDEIQSGTFSFARFYERRFRRLMPALFTMLAILFFIYSFSMLPDDFMAFAKSAIANVLMVSNFWFYNTIDYFSQSAALMPLLHTWSLAIEEQFYLVLPIFLIIASRLVGWKTLKILMVVGCAISFGLCIYYTFTYQPKGFYMPYTRAWELIAGALLHFIPWFPRKRAVLQTLSVVALTSLVIMVFIMEESAGFPGFIALAPVLATLLLLHTGAQDQSLATVRLLSTSPLVFVGKISYSLYLWHWPVMVFLNYGDLANHQPLNRILAVVVSFVLATLSWRYVEQPFRRKKLLPTTKGCIVGTVSAMGVAVSICIAIIIAQGFPQRVPKQILALIDPTPFATPREDCFPNYKSAITAAPCFQGHKDISPTFILIGDSHAFALSPALFSAAEEVNLSGLQYTSPGFFFGLGREMIGKQVDARIEHAEKIIAAHSDIRTIILSGAWADYATGTNWKGRFWLYQDSKSQASTSKENIPIFERALGRLFKKYPKHRFIVLDDVPAGSQLDLQHLARSAFWQQQTTDFSAYLPESEVQKRRNSYEPVLIKLAQSLDNVTYVPVFKDFCSAGPCPLFEESVPIYRDGDHLSRQGAMMQKPAFAKMVIPSLKSDHH from the coding sequence ATGTCGCTGCAATACCGCCCTGATATCGACGGCTTGCGATTCGTCGCTGTTATGCCTGTTGTTCTATATCATGCGGGGCTGTCATTTCCCGGTGGGTTCATTGGGGTAGACATTTTCTTTGTTATATCCGGGTATCTTTTATCCCGTATCGTGATGGATGAGATCCAATCAGGTACTTTCAGCTTTGCGCGATTCTATGAGCGCCGTTTTCGGCGACTGATGCCAGCACTGTTCACAATGCTTGCGATACTGTTTTTTATCTACTCATTTTCTATGCTGCCCGATGACTTTATGGCATTTGCAAAAAGTGCTATTGCCAATGTTCTGATGGTATCTAACTTCTGGTTCTACAATACGATCGACTATTTCAGCCAGTCCGCAGCATTAATGCCTCTACTGCATACTTGGTCGTTAGCGATTGAGGAACAGTTTTATCTGGTTTTGCCGATCTTCTTAATTATCGCTAGTCGTCTTGTTGGATGGAAGACGTTGAAAATCTTGATGGTAGTGGGTTGTGCCATCTCTTTTGGACTATGCATTTATTACACCTTTACTTATCAACCGAAGGGGTTTTATATGCCTTACACGCGTGCATGGGAACTTATCGCCGGTGCTCTACTGCATTTCATTCCTTGGTTTCCCCGAAAACGCGCTGTTTTACAGACTCTATCAGTTGTCGCTCTTACTTCACTAGTTATTATGGTGTTCATCATGGAGGAGAGTGCTGGTTTTCCTGGTTTCATCGCGTTGGCTCCAGTGCTCGCAACATTATTGCTGTTGCATACTGGTGCACAGGACCAGAGTTTAGCTACTGTGCGGCTATTAAGCACATCCCCTCTAGTTTTCGTTGGAAAGATTTCATACTCACTTTACCTCTGGCACTGGCCAGTCATGGTTTTTTTAAACTATGGAGACTTGGCTAATCATCAGCCGCTGAACAGGATTCTCGCAGTGGTCGTATCCTTCGTTCTTGCAACTCTCAGTTGGCGTTATGTTGAACAGCCATTCCGCCGCAAAAAACTGCTGCCAACTACCAAGGGATGTATAGTGGGAACCGTGAGCGCGATGGGAGTTGCGGTTTCCATCTGTATAGCGATCATCATAGCTCAGGGATTTCCACAGCGCGTACCGAAACAAATACTTGCTCTTATCGATCCAACTCCTTTTGCTACTCCAAGGGAGGATTGTTTCCCGAATTATAAATCTGCCATAACCGCAGCCCCCTGTTTTCAAGGGCACAAGGATATTTCCCCAACCTTCATTCTTATCGGGGACAGCCATGCATTTGCTCTTAGTCCTGCTCTGTTCTCCGCTGCAGAGGAAGTTAACCTATCTGGTTTACAATATACCTCTCCCGGCTTTTTCTTTGGTCTTGGTAGGGAGATGATTGGAAAGCAAGTTGATGCACGTATCGAGCATGCGGAGAAAATTATTGCCGCACATTCCGATATTCGCACGATCATACTCTCTGGCGCCTGGGCAGACTATGCCACGGGAACAAATTGGAAGGGAAGGTTCTGGCTTTATCAGGATAGTAAATCCCAGGCATCTACGTCCAAAGAAAATATACCGATCTTCGAGCGAGCTCTGGGTCGGCTATTCAAGAAGTATCCAAAGCATAGATTTATTGTTCTGGATGACGTTCCTGCTGGTAGTCAACTCGACTTGCAACATTTGGCACGAAGTGCTTTTTGGCAACAACAGACAACTGACTTCAGTGCATATCTTCCCGAATCGGAAGTCCAGAAGCGCCGTAACTCCTATGAACCTGTTTTGATCAAGCTAGCACAAAGTCTTGATAATGTGACATACGTCCCTGTTTTTAAGGATTTTTGCAGTGCGGGCCCATGCCCTCTTTTCGAAGAAAGTGTTCCGATTTATCGTGATGGAGACCACCTCAGCCGTCAAGGAGCAATGATGCAGAAACCAGCTTTTGCAAAGATGGTGATACCTTCTCTAAAAAGTGATCATCATTGA
- the norR gene encoding nitric oxide reductase transcriptional regulator NorR, producing the protein MSLNSHHLLVEVALDLANSLNTGDRFDRLLGSIRKAIACDAVVLLGFRDGMLTPLAMQGLSSDVLGRRFLLAEHPRLQHICESNKPLLFANDCDLPDPYDGLLVSQLGNLPIHSCMGFPLYSDNQLIGVVTLDSFKPHAFDDIELKTLELITALSAATLKTALEFKKLELSAHHAQEVVKELTQEALLKDGGEIIGQSPVMQTLKNNIELVSGSNFTVLITGETGVGKELVARKIHQISDRKTAPLVYLNCASLPESLVESELFGHTKGAFTGADKARAGKFQLANGGTLFLDEVGELPLSTQSKLLRVLQSGEIQPVGQDKVEHVDVRIIAATNRNLEKEVENEQFRSDLYHRLAVYPIHLPSLKDRGEDVLLLAGYFLERISRQLNIRQLRLTSEANSSLLNYSWPGNVRELEHVISRAALRAKASSPHQAIVSLTSELLEITADKPVGNLSELDTNPAHSLPNMSLKSATEAFQKRIIAQALQQADGNWAHAAKQLQMDRSNLIRMAKRLNITVQKNTQITFN; encoded by the coding sequence ATGTCATTAAACAGCCATCACCTTTTAGTGGAAGTCGCCCTCGATTTAGCCAACAGTTTGAATACTGGGGATCGGTTTGACCGTCTTTTAGGCTCGATACGAAAAGCCATTGCCTGTGACGCGGTGGTGTTACTCGGCTTTCGTGATGGCATGCTGACGCCGCTAGCCATGCAGGGATTATCGTCAGACGTATTAGGCAGGCGCTTTTTACTTGCAGAACACCCACGACTTCAACATATCTGTGAGTCAAACAAACCACTGTTATTTGCTAACGACTGTGATTTACCCGATCCCTATGATGGTTTGCTGGTGTCTCAGTTAGGTAACTTACCCATTCATTCCTGTATGGGCTTCCCCCTGTATTCAGATAATCAGCTTATTGGTGTTGTCACTTTAGATAGCTTTAAGCCGCATGCTTTTGATGATATTGAATTAAAAACGCTGGAATTAATCACGGCCTTATCCGCTGCTACCTTAAAAACAGCCTTGGAGTTCAAGAAGCTAGAACTCAGCGCCCATCATGCTCAAGAAGTCGTCAAAGAGTTAACCCAGGAAGCCTTATTAAAAGACGGCGGAGAGATTATTGGGCAAAGCCCAGTCATGCAAACGCTGAAAAATAATATCGAACTGGTATCTGGCTCCAATTTCACCGTACTGATTACCGGGGAAACCGGCGTCGGCAAAGAGCTGGTTGCCAGGAAAATACATCAAATTTCAGATCGTAAAACGGCACCACTGGTGTATTTGAACTGTGCTTCCCTGCCAGAATCATTGGTTGAAAGTGAATTATTTGGACACACCAAAGGCGCCTTTACTGGTGCAGATAAAGCACGTGCTGGTAAGTTTCAGCTAGCAAATGGCGGCACCTTATTTCTGGATGAGGTGGGTGAGTTACCGCTCAGCACACAGAGCAAATTATTACGGGTATTGCAGTCGGGCGAGATTCAACCTGTTGGTCAAGATAAGGTCGAACATGTGGATGTACGGATTATTGCTGCCACTAATAGAAATCTGGAAAAAGAAGTCGAGAATGAACAATTCCGTTCGGATCTTTATCATCGTCTGGCGGTGTATCCCATTCATCTGCCTAGTCTGAAAGATCGTGGAGAAGACGTGTTGCTTTTGGCCGGATATTTTCTAGAGCGTATCAGCCGTCAGTTGAATATCCGCCAGCTTCGATTAACGTCAGAAGCCAACTCCAGCCTGCTCAATTATTCCTGGCCAGGCAATGTACGTGAACTCGAGCATGTGATCAGCCGAGCAGCGTTAAGAGCGAAAGCCAGTTCACCTCATCAGGCCATAGTGTCACTCACATCAGAATTGCTTGAAATTACAGCTGATAAACCAGTAGGCAACTTATCTGAGCTGGATACTAACCCAGCTCACAGCCTGCCCAATATGAGTTTAAAATCAGCGACCGAAGCCTTTCAAAAAAGAATCATCGCCCAAGCATTACAACAAGCCGATGGTAACTGGGCACATGCGGCAAAACAGTTGCAGATGGATCGCTCAAACCTTATCCGCATGGCTAAGCGGCTTAACATCACCGTTCAAAAAAATACGCAGATCACTTTCAACTGA
- the hmpA gene encoding NO-inducible flavohemoprotein — protein MLDTQTIQIVKSTIPLLEGAGTAVTDHFYQRMFTANPELKDIFNLSNQKSGRQQFALFSAVASYAKYIDNLGELGELVERIAQKHTSFDIQPEQYQIVGHHLIETLRELAPDEFTDDVAEAWIKAYQLLATVLIDREKALYQSSREEQGGWTGARAFRVKDKNKESELVTSFIFEPVDGQPIRQYQPGQYIAVRVKPDNAEHVEIRQYSLSDKYHPDHYRISVKRERSPIKGMVSNHLHDEVEVGDTVELMPPAGAFFLTQPSRPVMLISGGVGLTPMMSMLETLVSDEAYQHDIFFLHTCKNAQQHSFKQRLAALKMTRPNLHEFYWYSEETHVSDDINLGLMDINLLRDKVDFNNVDVYLCGPLEFMRFVRLQLHVNGVPSERIHFETFGPHDEII, from the coding sequence ATGTTAGATACACAAACTATTCAAATCGTTAAAAGCACCATTCCCTTACTGGAAGGGGCGGGCACAGCCGTCACTGATCATTTTTATCAGCGTATGTTTACCGCCAATCCAGAGTTAAAAGATATCTTTAATCTGAGCAATCAAAAAAGCGGTCGTCAGCAATTTGCTTTGTTTAGCGCTGTGGCGTCTTATGCTAAATACATTGATAACCTGGGTGAGCTGGGCGAGTTGGTCGAGCGCATCGCACAGAAACACACCAGCTTTGATATTCAGCCTGAGCAATATCAGATAGTCGGTCATCATCTGATTGAAACCTTACGAGAGTTAGCACCGGATGAGTTCACCGACGATGTGGCTGAGGCCTGGATAAAAGCCTATCAGTTATTGGCAACGGTATTAATCGACCGTGAAAAAGCACTTTATCAAAGTAGCAGAGAAGAGCAGGGCGGTTGGACCGGGGCTAGAGCGTTTCGAGTCAAAGACAAAAACAAAGAGTCTGAGTTAGTGACCAGTTTTATTTTTGAACCGGTGGATGGACAGCCGATAAGACAGTATCAGCCGGGCCAGTATATTGCTGTCAGGGTGAAACCTGATAATGCCGAGCATGTTGAGATTCGCCAATATTCACTCTCAGATAAATATCATCCTGATCATTACCGCATTAGTGTGAAGCGTGAGCGTTCTCCTATAAAAGGTATGGTGTCTAATCATCTGCATGATGAGGTGGAAGTGGGGGACACAGTTGAATTAATGCCACCGGCGGGCGCTTTCTTTTTAACCCAACCCAGCAGACCGGTGATGTTGATTTCTGGCGGAGTTGGCTTAACGCCAATGATGTCTATGCTGGAGACATTAGTTAGTGATGAAGCTTATCAGCACGATATTTTCTTTTTACATACCTGCAAAAACGCTCAGCAACATTCATTTAAGCAGCGTTTGGCGGCGTTGAAAATGACGCGGCCTAATCTGCATGAGTTTTATTGGTATAGCGAAGAAACCCATGTGTCAGATGATATCAATTTAGGCTTGATGGATATCAACCTGCTCAGAGACAAAGTCGATTTCAATAATGTCGATGTGTATCTGTGCGGCCCACTGGAGTTTATGCGCTTTGTACGCTTGCAACTGCATGTGAATGGTGTGCCTTCTGAGCGTATTCATTTTGAAACATTCGGCCCACATGACGAGATTATTTAA
- a CDS encoding NnrS family protein, with the protein MPIKSCRAFFSQPVFDLAFRPLFLLASLFGIIALLYWGGVWNGWVNPSNALPATLWHGHEMMFGFVGAVLVGFLLTAVQTWTGLRSIYGKQCALLVGCWLVGRIAMWPAVSLPSWLVLLLDSSFFIYAAIFLAKLIYQKKQTRNYFAVLVLLLLIFTNINFHLSNQLQQFETASNSLYSAVFLITLMMAVIGGRIIPMFTANTTQIPARPRWIWLDRTALFSVWLIVAVFFLQLQTWIPAGVLAVMLVISACLTAIRCACWRFFTTLSHPLLWSLHLSYWCIPLGFSLLAYHYAGGDISMNDALHTLTVGGMGGLILSMMSRVSLGHTGRPIIASSKIKIAFICVLIAGLVRTLMFTIFSASLLSLWLSILLWVLAYSIFLYQYTPILFAERKG; encoded by the coding sequence ATGCCTATAAAATCCTGCCGTGCGTTTTTTTCACAGCCTGTGTTCGATCTCGCTTTCAGGCCTTTATTTTTATTGGCTAGTCTGTTTGGCATCATCGCTCTGCTTTATTGGGGAGGTGTATGGAATGGTTGGGTAAATCCGAGTAATGCATTGCCGGCCACACTCTGGCATGGTCATGAAATGATGTTTGGTTTTGTCGGTGCGGTGTTGGTTGGCTTTTTATTAACGGCCGTCCAAACCTGGACAGGTTTACGCTCCATTTATGGTAAGCAATGTGCTTTATTAGTCGGTTGTTGGCTTGTAGGCCGTATTGCGATGTGGCCAGCAGTTAGCTTGCCATCCTGGTTAGTGCTATTGCTGGATAGCAGTTTTTTTATTTATGCAGCTATTTTCTTAGCCAAATTGATTTATCAAAAGAAACAAACGCGTAATTACTTTGCAGTCCTAGTGTTGCTGCTACTGATTTTTACTAATATTAATTTCCATCTATCCAATCAGTTGCAGCAGTTTGAAACGGCAAGCAACAGTCTTTATTCAGCCGTATTTCTGATTACGCTGATGATGGCAGTCATTGGTGGCCGTATTATTCCGATGTTTACGGCTAACACCACGCAGATTCCAGCCAGACCTCGTTGGATATGGCTGGACAGGACAGCGCTGTTTTCTGTCTGGTTAATTGTGGCGGTGTTTTTCCTGCAATTACAAACGTGGATACCGGCTGGTGTTCTGGCCGTAATGCTAGTGATATCAGCATGTCTCACTGCAATAAGGTGTGCTTGCTGGCGGTTTTTTACTACCTTATCTCACCCGTTATTATGGTCATTACACTTGAGTTACTGGTGTATTCCTCTTGGGTTTAGTCTGCTGGCCTATCATTATGCAGGTGGTGATATCAGCATGAATGATGCCCTACATACGTTAACGGTCGGCGGCATGGGCGGACTTATTTTAAGCATGATGTCACGAGTCTCACTCGGTCATACTGGCAGACCCATTATCGCGTCTTCAAAGATTAAAATCGCTTTCATCTGCGTGTTGATAGCCGGCTTAGTGAGAACACTGATGTTTACCATCTTTTCAGCCAGTTTATTGAGTCTATGGCTCAGTATTCTGCTATGGGTGTTGGCATACAGTATTTTTCTGTATCAATACACGCCCATTTTATTCGCCGAGAGAAAGGGGTGA
- a CDS encoding HPP family protein has protein sequence MKHALKRLMLWLGIEKNRTSHSEKVISAFGAMVGILVTILMTKWLSQHIAISAGSELLIIASFGATAVLVFAVPHGALSQPWQVIAGHLISAAVGVTCQYLLGATPLAAAIAVGLAVGLMYYTRCIHPPGGATALNAVMGGAGITQLGYSYLLFPVLVNVIAILMVAIIFNALFHWRRYPVHLSRQTKEATHVNLPSEDVALTTEDFNAAIREMDSFVDLTEEGLSELLEKAKQNALLHIEHPEKISTGKFYSNGKIGHTWAVRRVIDEGKEGSKNDVVIYKNVAGNDLYNTGMLEREAFRQWAKFEVYEQNGRWLRLS, from the coding sequence ATGAAGCATGCTTTAAAACGACTTATGCTATGGCTGGGGATTGAGAAAAACAGAACCAGCCATAGTGAAAAAGTGATCTCAGCATTCGGGGCGATGGTCGGTATTCTAGTGACCATTCTGATGACAAAATGGCTGTCACAGCATATTGCAATCAGTGCGGGTTCAGAGTTATTGATTATTGCCTCTTTTGGTGCCACTGCCGTATTGGTGTTTGCTGTCCCTCATGGTGCCTTATCACAACCATGGCAAGTGATTGCAGGTCATCTAATCTCTGCCGCCGTGGGTGTGACCTGCCAATATCTTCTTGGTGCCACGCCACTCGCAGCCGCTATTGCCGTGGGTTTGGCGGTGGGGCTGATGTATTACACCCGTTGCATACATCCACCAGGTGGTGCCACTGCTTTAAATGCTGTTATGGGCGGGGCTGGTATTACACAACTGGGCTACAGCTATTTGCTCTTCCCTGTGTTGGTGAATGTCATCGCTATCCTCATGGTGGCGATTATCTTTAATGCCTTATTTCACTGGCGACGCTACCCAGTCCATTTATCCAGGCAGACTAAAGAAGCTACTCATGTAAATTTACCATCGGAAGACGTTGCTCTGACTACCGAAGACTTTAATGCCGCTATTCGCGAGATGGATTCCTTTGTGGATTTAACCGAAGAAGGCTTAAGTGAACTCCTCGAAAAAGCCAAACAAAATGCCTTACTGCATATCGAGCATCCAGAAAAAATCAGCACAGGCAAGTTCTACAGCAATGGCAAAATTGGTCACACATGGGCTGTTCGCCGCGTGATAGATGAAGGCAAAGAAGGCAGTAAAAATGATGTGGTTATCTACAAAAACGTAGCCGGTAATGACCTATACAACACTGGAATGCTAGAACGCGAAGCCTTCCGTCAATGGGCCAAATTTGAAGTCTACGAACAAAATGGCCGCTGGTTGAGATTGAGCTAG
- a CDS encoding thioredoxin family protein, with protein MNMDQPDANSGYAEETLTFEQTSELPGKVLLEFGAPWCGHCQAASAAITEVVNEHADLSHIKIYDGKGKRLGRGFKVKLWPTLILLHDGQEVGRLVRPLRADEVRDLMSKRN; from the coding sequence ATGAACATGGATCAGCCCGATGCCAACTCAGGCTATGCAGAAGAAACATTAACCTTTGAACAAACAAGCGAATTGCCAGGAAAGGTATTACTTGAGTTTGGTGCGCCCTGGTGTGGACATTGTCAGGCAGCAAGTGCGGCCATAACTGAAGTCGTTAATGAGCATGCGGATCTGAGCCATATCAAAATCTATGACGGCAAGGGCAAACGACTGGGCCGTGGGTTTAAGGTTAAGCTGTGGCCAACATTGATACTACTGCATGATGGTCAGGAAGTAGGCCGCTTGGTGCGGCCATTACGTGCTGACGAGGTTCGTGACTTAATGTCAAAACGCAACTGA
- the mepM gene encoding murein DD-endopeptidase MepM, which yields MKQIPPSPYAKPVTLVGLIILLIALLNYFFSDKPGDNAEVTEITSDNSKPAEIAANDSSSHTDNNHITDENSQPVSVEPVEPQPQDIRYTVKDGDSLETIFNQLNIPINTLYNILEADEAYLDADVLHPDQQLIFTLDKEHNLTELALVVDPKKTVIYQRSDDNNFIHDEKLTPTSWQTEVLKGTIEGSFYLSAVDAGLTDKTIMTVRKLLQSKINFRRDLRAGDEFQVVMERETIDDTPIGNNTVVAIRFNGKKVDLSAYLHTDGIYYDKNGENLTPALLRYPTEKRFRISSSFNPRRLNPVTKRVSPHNGVDFATPVGTKVISTGDGVVLRVATHRYAGKYVVIKEFGAFSTRYLHLSKILVRKGQKVSRGQVIALSGNTGRSTGPHLHYELHINDKPVNPITAKIPMLKSIPKTEMAVYQKHIKNLDDLMSGKAIVTAGGLEWLNEWLMRDEKVKKTSTM from the coding sequence ATGAAGCAAATCCCACCTAGTCCATATGCTAAGCCTGTAACCCTTGTCGGACTCATCATTTTATTGATTGCTCTTCTTAACTATTTCTTTAGTGATAAGCCAGGTGACAATGCTGAAGTAACAGAAATAACATCAGATAACAGTAAGCCTGCTGAAATAGCTGCAAATGATAGTTCGAGTCATACAGATAATAATCACATCACTGATGAGAACTCACAGCCAGTTTCTGTTGAGCCTGTAGAGCCTCAACCTCAGGATATACGCTATACGGTAAAAGACGGCGATAGTCTTGAAACGATATTCAATCAGTTAAACATTCCTATCAATACGCTCTACAACATACTCGAAGCCGATGAAGCGTATCTCGATGCAGATGTCTTACATCCTGACCAGCAACTTATCTTTACTTTAGACAAAGAACACAACCTCACCGAGTTAGCCCTGGTGGTTGATCCCAAAAAGACGGTCATTTATCAAAGAAGTGATGACAACAACTTCATTCACGATGAGAAATTAACACCCACATCATGGCAAACAGAAGTGTTAAAAGGCACGATTGAAGGCAGTTTTTATCTTTCTGCTGTCGATGCTGGCCTAACTGATAAAACCATCATGACAGTGAGAAAATTACTGCAAAGCAAAATTAATTTCCGCCGAGATCTGCGTGCTGGTGATGAATTCCAGGTGGTGATGGAACGAGAAACCATCGATGACACGCCTATTGGCAATAACACCGTTGTTGCTATCCGTTTTAATGGTAAGAAAGTGGACCTAAGTGCTTATCTGCACACCGATGGCATTTACTACGATAAAAATGGTGAGAACCTCACACCGGCACTGCTCCGCTATCCGACAGAAAAACGGTTCAGAATCAGCTCTTCTTTTAATCCTCGACGTTTAAACCCTGTCACCAAAAGAGTCTCACCTCATAACGGTGTTGATTTCGCCACACCTGTTGGCACTAAAGTTATCTCAACAGGTGATGGTGTCGTATTGCGTGTTGCAACACATCGCTATGCAGGAAAATATGTGGTGATTAAAGAGTTTGGCGCCTTCTCGACGAGATACCTGCACCTGAGCAAAATTCTTGTTCGCAAAGGGCAAAAAGTATCGCGTGGTCAAGTCATTGCATTGTCAGGTAACACTGGGAGAAGTACCGGCCCACATTTACATTATGAACTGCACATCAATGACAAACCCGTTAACCCCATCACCGCCAAAATACCGATGCTGAAATCTATACCCAAAACGGAAATGGCGGTTTATCAGAAACATATTAAAAATCTTGATGATCTGATGTCTGGTAAAGCAATTGTTACAGCAGGCGGGCTTGAATGGTTGAATGAATGGTTAATGCGAGACGAGAAAGTGAAAAAAACATCCACTATGTAA